The Vibrio orientalis CIP 102891 = ATCC 33934 genomic sequence TAATTGCAGGAGAGATATCATGGTGAAAGAAACTCAACTTCAGGTAGAAGCGATTCGTAATGGCTCTGTGATCGACCATATCCCTGCGAATATTGGGATTAAAGTACTTAAGCTGTTCAAAATGCATAAGTCGAATCAGCGAATCACTATTGGCCTTAACCTGCCTTCATCAGCATTAGGTGCGAAAGACCTGATCAAAATTGAGAACATCTACCTAACGAAAGAGCAAGCTAACCAGTTAGCCCTTTACGCACCGAAAGCAACGGTCAATCAGATTGAAGAGTACAAGGTGGTCAATAAACTCAACTTGGTTCTGCCTAACAGTATTGAAAGTGTTTTTGAATGCCCGAACAGCAACTGTATTTCACATGGTGAGCCAGTAGAAAGTCGCTTTAAGGTGCAAGAAAAACATGACAATGTGCAGCTAAAATGTCACTACTGTGAAAAAGTATTCTCTCGTGAAATTATGACAGAAGCTCGCTAGCACCATCCCATCTAGGTCGCGATACCTTGCGATAAAATTATGCGGATATTTATGCCAGCCTCTGAATAAATATCCGCAAATAAGCAGAATTCACTCCTAATTACAGTTACTTGGCCAGTTTTTTA encodes the following:
- the pyrI gene encoding aspartate carbamoyltransferase regulatory subunit, with translation MVKETQLQVEAIRNGSVIDHIPANIGIKVLKLFKMHKSNQRITIGLNLPSSALGAKDLIKIENIYLTKEQANQLALYAPKATVNQIEEYKVVNKLNLVLPNSIESVFECPNSNCISHGEPVESRFKVQEKHDNVQLKCHYCEKVFSREIMTEAR